One Euphorbia lathyris chromosome 1, ddEupLath1.1, whole genome shotgun sequence DNA segment encodes these proteins:
- the LOC136202084 gene encoding ATP-dependent Clp protease proteolytic subunit 3, chloroplastic, whose protein sequence is MENSLAVVAASQSTSPLCFSNHTFIHHHHHQFPLPINTDTKANLSTKRRRTMPIKAFNTVSRRQTLSGNWEIPNFSSLASSPPKIEELDTTNVLLRQRIIFLGSQVDDLTADFVISQLLFLDAEDPTKDIKLFINSPGGSVTAGMGIYDAMKLCKADVSTICLGLAASMGAFLLATGAKGKRFCMPNGRVMIHQPLGTAGGKATEMSIRIREMNYHKIKLNKILSRVTGNPVEQIEVDTDRDNFMDAWQAKEYGLVDAVIDDGKPGLVAPLVDASPPPKTRLWDYWKAEGSKKARKNLPSEHKMFGKNGFAGIEGDDDEDRDKKGESASA, encoded by the exons ATGGAGAATAGTTTAGCAGTTGTAGCAGCTTCACAGTCAACAAGTCCTCTCTGTTTCTCTAATCACACTTTTattcaccaccaccaccaccagtTCCCGTTGCCTATCAACACAGATACGAAAGCAAACTTAAGCACAAAACGAAGGAGAACCATGCCAATTAAAGCCTTCAATACAGTTTCAAGAAGACAGACTTTATCTGGTAATTGGGAGATTCCAAATTTCTCTTCTTTGGCTTCTTCGCCTCCTAAAATCGAGGAGCTAGATACCACCAACGTGCTTCTCCGTCAACGAATCATTTTCTTGGGCTCTCag GTGGATGATTTGACTGCAGATTTTGTCATCAGCCAGCTCTTATTTCTGGATGCTGAAGACCCAACAAAAGACATCAAATTGTTTATTAATTCACCTGGTGGCTCTGTGACTGCTG GAATGGGAATATATGATGCAATGAAGTTGTGCAAGGCTGATGTTTCAACTATTTGCCTGGGGCTTGCTGCATCCATGGGAGCATTCCTTCTTGCTACTGGTGCCAAAGGCAAGAGGTTCTGCATGCCAAATGGGAGGGTAATGATCCATCAGCCACTTGGAACTGCTGGAGGCAAA GCAACAGAGATGAGTATAAGGATAAGAGAAATGAATTACCACAAGATTAAGCTTAACAAGATTTTGTCAAGAGTTACTGGGAATCCTGTGGAGCAG ATTGAAGTTGACACAGATCGTGACAATTTCATGGATGCTTGGCAAGCTAAAGAATATGGTTTGGTAGATGCAGTTATCGATGATGGAAAGCCAGGACTGGTTGCGCCTCTTGTAGATGCTTCGCCTCCACCAAAGACCAGACTGTGGGATTACTGGAAAGCGGAAGGGAGCAAGAAAGCTAGAAAGAATTTGCCGTCAGAGCACAAAATGTTTGGGAAGAATGGATTTGCGGGGATTGAAGGGGATGATGATGAGGATAGagataaaaagggagaatcTGCTTCTGCTTGA